A window from Pseudomonas kribbensis encodes these proteins:
- a CDS encoding efflux transporter outer membrane subunit: MSGKTLRSSLTLVLSAMILAGCANYSGLDTHGKNLDAKDLKVGQSLNGVTLSPAAWPKSDWWTSLGDPQLDGLIREALHDSPDMQIADARAHQASAAAYAADAERYPTLDASAGITRSRLAKDQDPRGQGDAYATVRNISAGFNYNFDLWGGQRDAWEAALGQARAAEVDRQAAQLTLAADVARAYSDLGQAHIVYDLANEDLKRTKQMLDLSQRRLSSGIDSQYQFQQTQSLEASSEASLIDAEKRLNSAKIALAVLLGKGPDRGNEIARPKVLQASAVAVPSVLPAELLGRRPDLVAARWRVEAASKDIDSAKTRFYPNLNLSASAGAESLLGDAMFGSASRFFNIAPTISLPIFDGGRLRANLDARDADYDLAVAQYNKSLVKALGDVGDTINQLRDIGRQIGAQQHATEIAQDSYNTVVQRYGSGIGNYLDVLSIEQQLLQAQRQLATLNAEQIDLSIQLMQALGGGFQGQTLTAANASPATTHN; this comes from the coding sequence ATGAGCGGTAAAACCTTGCGCAGCAGCCTGACACTGGTGCTGTCGGCGATGATTCTCGCCGGTTGCGCCAACTACAGTGGCCTCGATACCCATGGCAAAAACCTTGATGCGAAAGACCTCAAGGTCGGCCAATCCCTCAACGGCGTGACACTGTCCCCGGCCGCGTGGCCGAAGAGCGACTGGTGGACCAGCCTCGGCGATCCGCAACTCGACGGCCTGATCCGCGAAGCCCTGCACGACAGCCCGGACATGCAAATCGCCGACGCCCGCGCCCATCAGGCCAGCGCCGCCGCGTATGCCGCCGATGCCGAACGTTATCCGACCCTCGACGCCAGCGCCGGCATTACCCGTTCGCGTCTGGCCAAGGATCAGGACCCGCGAGGGCAGGGCGATGCCTACGCCACCGTGCGCAACATCAGCGCCGGCTTCAATTACAACTTCGATCTCTGGGGCGGTCAGCGTGATGCCTGGGAAGCTGCACTTGGTCAGGCTCGCGCGGCTGAAGTCGACCGTCAGGCCGCACAGTTGACCCTCGCTGCCGACGTGGCCCGGGCCTACAGCGATCTGGGTCAGGCCCATATCGTTTATGACCTGGCCAACGAAGACCTCAAGCGCACCAAGCAGATGCTCGACCTGAGCCAGCGTCGTCTGAGTTCCGGGATCGACAGCCAGTACCAGTTCCAGCAGACCCAAAGCCTGGAGGCCAGCTCCGAAGCCAGCCTGATCGACGCTGAAAAACGCCTGAACAGCGCGAAAATCGCCCTGGCCGTGTTGCTTGGCAAAGGCCCGGATCGCGGCAACGAAATCGCCCGGCCGAAAGTCCTGCAGGCCAGTGCCGTCGCTGTTCCATCTGTTCTGCCTGCGGAACTGCTCGGTCGTCGCCCGGATCTGGTCGCTGCGCGCTGGCGTGTCGAGGCCGCGAGCAAGGACATCGACTCGGCCAAGACCCGCTTCTATCCCAACTTGAACCTGTCGGCCTCCGCTGGTGCCGAATCGTTATTGGGTGACGCGATGTTCGGGTCCGCCAGTCGCTTCTTCAATATCGCCCCGACCATTTCGCTGCCGATCTTCGACGGTGGCCGCTTGCGCGCCAATCTCGACGCTCGCGACGCCGATTACGACCTGGCCGTAGCGCAGTACAACAAAAGCCTGGTGAAAGCCCTGGGCGATGTCGGCGACACCATCAACCAGTTGCGTGACATTGGCCGGCAGATCGGCGCCCAGCAGCACGCGACCGAGATTGCCCAGGATTCTTACAACACCGTGGTCCAGCGTTACGGTTCCGGAATCGGCAACTACCTGGACGTGCTCAGCATCGAGCAGCAATTGCTGCAGGCCCAGCGTCAGCTGGCGACCCTGAATGCCGAGCAGATCGACCTGTCGATTCAACTGATGCAAGCGCTGGGTGGCGGCTTCCAGGGGCAGACCCTGACTGCCGCCAACGCCAGCCCAGCCACCACGCACAACTAA
- a CDS encoding MarR family winged helix-turn-helix transcriptional regulator produces MKHFTPDEFKHCHLGLLLGRAALLKDRIIDTHMEPHGITAAQFKVLIIMAQYGVDTPAELCRHLSLDSGSMTRMLDRLEQKDFLVRQRSEGDRRQVQLKLTGQGQALADRLPHIGADAMNELAGGITPDELKTLEYILKKILLAAGDPITIQRLGEHNER; encoded by the coding sequence ATGAAGCATTTCACCCCGGACGAATTCAAGCATTGCCACCTCGGCCTGTTGCTCGGTCGTGCAGCCTTGCTCAAGGACAGGATCATCGACACCCACATGGAGCCCCACGGCATCACCGCCGCGCAGTTCAAGGTGTTGATCATCATGGCCCAGTACGGCGTCGACACCCCGGCCGAGCTGTGCCGGCACCTGTCGCTGGACAGCGGTTCTATGACCCGCATGCTCGACCGTCTGGAGCAGAAAGACTTCCTGGTGCGCCAGCGCAGCGAAGGCGATCGCCGTCAGGTGCAGTTGAAGCTCACCGGGCAAGGTCAGGCGCTGGCCGATCGTCTGCCGCACATCGGTGCCGACGCCATGAACGAGTTGGCCGGCGGCATTACTCCGGACGAGTTGAAAACCCTGGAATACATCCTCAAGAAAATTTTGCTGGCGGCCGGTGACCCCATCACCATCCAGCGGTTAGGTGAACACAATGAGCGGTAA
- a CDS encoding translocation/assembly module TamB domain-containing protein: protein MKRGLKISALALLSLVLLIVLSIAAVLGTQAGSRWVLGLVPGLSVDNFQGRLGGQWSADHLLWQQDSSRVELSKPIFEWSPLCLTRMTLCIEQLKADQVILQFPPGEETTDSGPIKLPDLQLPVAIELGDVQVGSLLFNGSEQLKGLQLAAHWTAKGMQIDSVKLQRDDLSLNLSGLLQPTGNWPLSIAGDLTLPSPGTGPWTLALKVDGDLLKTLNLHADSRGYLDGQLSGELQPLAENLPAKVRITSEAFKPSADLPDTLQLNQLVLTGEGDLKNGYQLLGNATLPADKGAVALLLKGKVDAKGAQIAGLDLTANDKQSLKLTGNVDWSKGLSAQANINWQDFPWHRLYSEIDEPQVALRTFNGEVSYTDGQYLGNFAAALDGPAGAFSLSSPFSGNLKQIFLPQFKLEAGQGKAEGHVNVQFADGIAWDTALELSALNPAYWMAELPGTLAGPLKSTGEMKNERLSLNADLDLKGKLRGQPAVLQAKADGAGEQWNLNALQIRLGDNSINGKGSLQQKLTGQIDIKLPRLAQLWPQLRGQVNGRVDVAGTLKAPQGKLDLQGSQLVFQDNRLQSLNLDATLDSAQRAKIDLKGSGIQAGDTNLGVLTVSAQGDIKNQKLNLDLLGPKLKLALGLDGNLDKGNWRGRLASGDIQAGGQDWKLQNPAKLERLADGKINFGAHCWMSGNASLCGEDQRLMPEPKLRYHLKQFPIESLAQWLPKDFAWQGKLNADLQLDLPASGPNGQISVDASGGTLRMKEKDQWLDFPYQTLKLTSKLTPKRIDTDLNFVGGKLGELMVQAQLNPLPKNKPLNGSFRLSGLDLSVARPFVPMVEKLTGRLNGSGTISGGLLAPLVNGTVQLSDGEVSGPELPLQLQGLRLQAVIAGESVRLDGGWKSGKAGQGSLSGNVAWGQALMVDLALKGTQLPVTVEPYAKLEVAPDLKISMAGDELAIAGKVLVPRGEITVRELPPSTVKVSDDTIIVGAQTEEGKPPMAMKMDIDVVVGEDKLSFAGFGLTANLQGHVHIGDNMDTRGELWLNDGRYRAYGQRLTVRRARLLFAGPIDQPYLDIEAIRQTDDVIAGIRLSGSAEQPTTQIFSEPAMSQEQALSYLVLGRPLSSNGEDNNMLAQAALGLGLMGSSGVTSNLAKDLGIQDFQLDTQGSGNTTSVVASGNISEKLSLRYGVGVFEPANTIALRYKLSKKVYLEAASGVASSLDIFYKRDF, encoded by the coding sequence GTGAAGCGTGGTTTGAAAATTTCGGCGCTGGCGCTGTTATCGCTGGTGCTGTTGATTGTATTGAGTATTGCCGCTGTGCTCGGCACCCAGGCTGGCAGCCGTTGGGTGCTGGGGCTGGTTCCGGGCTTGAGCGTCGACAACTTTCAGGGTCGCCTCGGCGGACAGTGGAGCGCTGATCATCTGTTGTGGCAGCAGGACAGCAGCCGCGTCGAACTGAGCAAACCGATCTTCGAATGGTCGCCGCTGTGCCTGACACGCATGACGCTGTGCATCGAACAGCTCAAGGCCGATCAGGTCATCCTGCAATTCCCGCCCGGCGAAGAAACCACCGACAGCGGCCCGATCAAACTCCCTGACCTGCAATTGCCGGTGGCCATCGAACTGGGTGACGTGCAAGTCGGCAGCCTGTTGTTCAACGGCAGCGAACAGCTCAAAGGCCTGCAATTGGCGGCGCACTGGACTGCCAAGGGCATGCAGATCGACAGCGTGAAACTGCAACGCGACGACCTGAGCCTGAACCTCTCCGGTCTGTTGCAACCGACCGGTAACTGGCCGTTGAGCATCGCCGGTGATCTGACCCTGCCGTCACCGGGCACCGGCCCGTGGACGCTGGCGCTCAAAGTCGACGGTGATCTGCTCAAGACTCTCAATCTGCACGCCGACAGCCGTGGCTACCTCGACGGCCAGTTGAGCGGCGAGTTGCAACCGCTGGCGGAAAACCTGCCGGCCAAGGTGCGCATCACCTCGGAGGCGTTCAAGCCGAGCGCCGATCTGCCGGACACCCTGCAACTCAATCAACTGGTATTGACCGGCGAAGGCGACCTGAAAAACGGTTATCAACTCCTTGGCAATGCGACGCTGCCTGCGGATAAAGGCGCGGTGGCGCTGTTGCTCAAGGGCAAGGTCGATGCCAAGGGCGCACAGATCGCCGGCCTCGATCTGACCGCCAATGACAAACAAAGCCTCAAGCTCACCGGTAACGTCGACTGGAGCAAAGGCCTCAGCGCCCAGGCCAACATTAATTGGCAGGACTTTCCGTGGCATCGGCTCTATTCCGAGATCGACGAGCCGCAAGTCGCCTTGCGCACGTTCAACGGCGAAGTCTCCTACACCGACGGCCAATACCTTGGCAATTTCGCCGCCGCACTGGACGGCCCGGCCGGGGCGTTCAGTCTGAGTAGCCCGTTCAGTGGCAACCTCAAACAGATCTTCCTGCCGCAATTCAAGCTCGAAGCGGGGCAGGGCAAGGCCGAAGGGCACGTGAACGTGCAATTCGCCGACGGCATTGCCTGGGACACGGCGCTGGAACTGTCCGCGCTCAACCCGGCGTACTGGATGGCGGAGTTGCCGGGCACACTGGCCGGGCCGCTGAAAAGCACGGGCGAAATGAAAAACGAGCGCCTGAGCCTCAACGCCGACCTCGACCTCAAAGGCAAACTGCGCGGGCAACCGGCGGTGCTGCAAGCCAAGGCTGACGGCGCCGGTGAACAGTGGAATCTGAACGCCCTGCAAATCCGCCTCGGCGACAACAGCATCAACGGCAAGGGCAGCCTGCAACAGAAGCTCACCGGGCAGATCGACATCAAGCTGCCGCGTCTGGCCCAGCTCTGGCCGCAGCTGCGCGGGCAGGTCAACGGTCGGGTCGATGTCGCGGGTACGCTGAAAGCACCGCAAGGCAAGCTCGATCTGCAAGGCTCGCAACTGGTGTTCCAGGACAATCGCCTGCAAAGCCTCAACCTCGATGCCACCCTCGACAGCGCGCAGCGGGCGAAAATCGACCTGAAGGGCAGCGGCATCCAGGCCGGCGACACGAATCTGGGTGTGCTGACGGTCAGCGCGCAGGGCGATATCAAAAATCAGAAACTTAATCTCGACCTGCTCGGGCCGAAGCTGAAACTCGCGCTGGGTCTGGACGGCAATCTGGACAAAGGCAACTGGCGCGGGCGCCTGGCCAGCGGTGACATTCAGGCCGGCGGTCAGGACTGGAAGCTGCAAAACCCGGCGAAACTCGAGCGTCTGGCCGACGGCAAGATCAACTTCGGCGCCCATTGCTGGATGTCCGGCAATGCCAGCCTGTGCGGCGAAGACCAGCGCTTGATGCCGGAGCCGAAGCTGCGCTACCACCTCAAGCAATTCCCGATCGAAAGCCTGGCGCAATGGCTGCCCAAGGATTTCGCCTGGCAGGGCAAACTCAACGCCGACCTGCAACTGGACCTGCCGGCCAGCGGCCCGAACGGCCAGATCAGCGTCGATGCCAGCGGCGGCACCTTGCGCATGAAGGAAAAGGATCAGTGGCTGGACTTCCCGTACCAGACCCTCAAGCTCACCAGCAAACTCACGCCGAAACGCATCGACACCGACCTCAACTTCGTCGGTGGCAAACTCGGTGAACTGATGGTGCAGGCGCAGCTCAATCCGCTGCCGAAGAACAAACCGCTGAACGGCTCGTTCCGCCTCAGCGGGCTGGATCTGTCGGTGGCGCGGCCGTTCGTGCCGATGGTCGAGAAACTCACCGGGCGCCTGAACGGCAGCGGCACGATCTCCGGCGGGCTGCTCGCGCCGCTGGTCAACGGCACCGTGCAACTCAGTGACGGTGAAGTCTCCGGCCCGGAACTGCCGTTGCAGTTGCAGGGTCTGCGACTGCAAGCGGTGATCGCCGGCGAATCGGTGCGCCTGGATGGCGGCTGGAAAAGCGGCAAGGCCGGGCAGGGCAGTCTCAGCGGCAACGTCGCCTGGGGTCAGGCGCTGATGGTGGATCTGGCGCTCAAGGGCACGCAACTGCCGGTCACCGTCGAACCCTACGCCAAGCTTGAAGTGGCGCCGGACCTGAAGATTTCCATGGCCGGCGACGAGCTGGCGATTGCCGGCAAAGTGCTGGTGCCCCGAGGCGAAATCACCGTGCGCGAGTTGCCGCCATCGACGGTGAAAGTCTCCGATGACACGATCATCGTCGGCGCGCAGACCGAAGAGGGCAAACCACCGATGGCCATGAAGATGGACATCGACGTGGTGGTCGGCGAGGACAAGCTGAGCTTCGCCGGATTCGGCCTGACCGCCAATCTGCAAGGTCACGTGCACATCGGCGACAACATGGACACCCGTGGCGAGCTCTGGCTCAACGACGGTCGTTACCGCGCCTACGGCCAGCGCCTGACCGTACGTCGTGCGCGTCTGTTGTTTGCCGGGCCGATCGATCAGCCGTATCTGGATATCGAAGCGATTCGCCAGACCGACGACGTGATCGCCGGCATCCGCCTGAGCGGCAGCGCCGAGCAGCCGACCACGCAGATCTTCTCGGAACCGGCGATGAGCCAGGAGCAGGCGTTGTCCTATCTGGTGCTGGGGCGTCCACTGAGCAGCAACGGCGAAGACAACAACATGCTCGCGCAAGCGGCGCTCGGTCTGGGGCTGATGGGCAGTTCCGGGGTGACCAGCAACCTGGCCAAGGATCTGGGCATCCAGGATTTCCAGCTCGACACCCAGGGCAGCGGCAACACCACCAGCGTGGTGGCCAGTGGCAATATCTCGGAGAAGCTCAGCCTGCGTTACGGCGTCGGCGTATTCGAGCCGGCCAACACCATCGCCTTGCGCTACAAGTTGAGCAAAAAGGTCTACCTCGAAGCCGCCAGCGGCGTGGCCAGTTCGCTGGACATCTTCTACAAGCGGGACTTCTAG
- a CDS encoding autotransporter assembly complex protein TamA, producing MKFPGRFTSGVLMLLTSCAALAQSELDVRVKPSNDELKANIEGYIGSLGDRDEEALQRFSRGAEEQARKAAQALGYYQPQIDSEVKGGEKPRLVLKIDPGEPIRLRNVTVRVDGPAAALKSFRVPKSDVLKPGAVLNHGRYEDAKRLIQNQASRFGFFSGHFTSQKLMVDPRAGVADVELIYESGPRYALGKVSFEGDTPFDEDLLQRMVPFKPGEPYDSELIAELNRDLQSSGYFEGVRVDAAPTAAKNDVIPVAVKLDTRKPRTMGLGLGYSTDVGPRIKANWTRHWVNPQGDSYGWEAELSAPRQNVGLFYDIPLDPPLTDKLRWAGGYQYEDIDGSDTLSKLLTFGPEWHSKLPSGWQRVISLKWQREEYQLGDDSGLSTLLMPGISYSYLKSDNRIDPHNGYRLTFESKVAKEGLGSDNNLLYGTALIKGLTTVFDNHRFLGRVQVGGSATNGYSSVPPSLRFFAGGDQSVRGYDYQSLSPENSKGDRIGGRYMVAGSVEYQYSIAEKWRVATFVDQGNSFNKLELPNLKTGVGIGVRWVSPVGPIRLDLAHALDDDGGIRLHFSMGPEL from the coding sequence ATGAAGTTTCCAGGAAGATTTACCAGTGGCGTGCTCATGCTGTTAACCAGCTGCGCGGCGCTGGCGCAAAGTGAATTGGATGTGCGGGTCAAACCGTCCAACGATGAACTCAAGGCCAATATAGAAGGCTATATCGGCAGCCTCGGCGATCGTGACGAAGAAGCCTTGCAGCGCTTCAGTCGCGGTGCCGAAGAGCAGGCGCGCAAGGCCGCCCAGGCCTTGGGCTACTACCAGCCGCAGATCGACAGCGAAGTGAAGGGCGGTGAAAAACCGCGTCTGGTGCTGAAGATCGATCCCGGCGAGCCGATTCGCCTGCGCAATGTCACCGTGCGGGTCGACGGACCCGCTGCCGCCCTCAAATCCTTTCGTGTACCGAAAAGCGACGTGCTCAAGCCCGGCGCGGTGCTCAACCATGGCCGCTACGAAGATGCCAAGCGCCTGATCCAGAATCAGGCATCGCGCTTCGGTTTCTTCAGCGGCCATTTCACCAGCCAGAAACTGATGGTCGATCCCCGCGCCGGGGTGGCCGATGTCGAGTTGATTTATGAGAGCGGTCCACGTTATGCGCTGGGCAAGGTCAGTTTCGAGGGCGATACGCCGTTCGATGAGGATCTGCTGCAACGCATGGTGCCGTTCAAACCGGGCGAGCCTTACGACTCCGAGCTGATTGCCGAACTCAATCGCGACCTGCAATCGAGCGGCTACTTCGAAGGCGTGCGAGTCGACGCGGCACCGACCGCTGCCAAGAACGACGTGATCCCGGTCGCGGTCAAACTCGATACCCGCAAACCGCGCACCATGGGCCTCGGTCTCGGTTACTCCACCGACGTTGGCCCGCGGATCAAGGCCAACTGGACCCGCCACTGGGTCAACCCGCAGGGCGACAGTTACGGCTGGGAGGCCGAACTCTCGGCGCCACGACAGAACGTCGGTCTGTTCTATGACATTCCGCTGGACCCGCCGCTGACCGACAAATTGCGCTGGGCCGGCGGTTATCAGTACGAAGACATCGACGGCTCCGACACCCTGAGCAAATTGCTGACCTTCGGCCCGGAATGGCACAGCAAGTTGCCGAGCGGCTGGCAGCGGGTGATTTCGCTGAAATGGCAGCGTGAGGAATACCAGCTCGGTGACGACTCGGGCCTGAGTACCTTGCTGATGCCCGGCATCAGTTACTCCTACCTGAAAAGCGACAATCGCATCGACCCGCACAATGGCTATCGGCTGACTTTCGAAAGCAAGGTGGCGAAAGAAGGCCTCGGCTCGGACAACAATCTGTTGTACGGCACGGCGCTGATCAAAGGGCTGACCACGGTGTTCGACAACCACCGGTTCCTCGGACGTGTCCAGGTCGGTGGCAGTGCCACCAACGGTTACAGCTCGGTGCCGCCGTCGCTGCGGTTCTTCGCCGGTGGCGACCAGAGTGTGCGCGGTTACGACTATCAGAGCCTGTCCCCGGAGAACTCCAAAGGCGACCGCATCGGCGGGCGCTACATGGTGGCCGGCAGCGTCGAGTATCAATACTCGATCGCCGAAAAATGGCGGGTCGCGACCTTCGTCGACCAGGGCAACTCTTTCAACAAACTCGAACTGCCGAACCTCAAGACCGGGGTCGGTATCGGTGTGCGCTGGGTCTCGCCGGTGGGGCCGATCCGCCTCGACCTGGCCCATGCGCTGGACGACGACGGCGGCATCCGGCTGCACTTTTCCATGGGGCCTGAGCTGTGA
- a CDS encoding GNAT family N-acetyltransferase, producing the protein MPETSTAIADIHMLDRGYSREARSLLYQAYRHEPTFAYLFEAERPGYEQRVRATVRELVKQHFLQDLPAIGLLVNDRLIGIALIAPPQRRLGVTESWAWRLRMVLSTGFRCTRRYLEYHAAVEACVPTDSVHMLPLLGVHPQFQGKHFGEQLLQAVHNWCAVDESSQGVILDTGNPRYLEFYKRQGYEEIGEVAVGPVREHVFFHANPQVLQTATA; encoded by the coding sequence ATGCCTGAAACCTCGACCGCCATCGCCGACATCCACATGCTCGACCGCGGCTATTCCCGTGAAGCGCGATCCCTTCTTTATCAGGCCTACCGCCACGAGCCGACCTTCGCTTACCTGTTCGAGGCCGAACGCCCGGGTTACGAACAACGGGTGCGTGCCACGGTGCGAGAGCTGGTCAAACAGCATTTCCTGCAGGATCTGCCGGCCATCGGCTTGTTGGTCAACGACCGCTTGATCGGCATCGCCCTGATCGCGCCGCCGCAACGGCGTCTGGGTGTCACCGAGAGTTGGGCCTGGCGTTTGCGCATGGTGTTGAGCACCGGTTTCCGCTGCACCCGGCGTTATCTGGAATATCACGCCGCCGTTGAAGCCTGCGTGCCAACCGACTCGGTGCACATGCTGCCGCTGCTGGGCGTGCATCCACAATTTCAGGGCAAGCACTTCGGCGAGCAGTTGCTGCAGGCGGTACACAACTGGTGCGCGGTGGATGAAAGCTCCCAGGGCGTGATCCTCGACACCGGCAACCCGCGTTACCTGGAATTTTACAAACGTCAGGGTTATGAGGAGATCGGCGAAGTCGCCGTCGGCCCGGTACGCGAGCACGTGTTTTTCCACGCCAATCCACAGGTGTTACAAACTGCAACGGCATAA
- the xthA gene encoding exodeoxyribonuclease III, with amino-acid sequence MKIVSFNINGLRARPHQLAALIEKHQPDIIGLQETKVHDDQFPLEEVRALGYHVYFHGQKGHYGVALLSRQEPIAVHKGFATDEEDAQRRFIWGTFADANGVPVTIMNGYFPQGESRDHPTKFPAKQRFYSDLQTLLESQFNNEQPLVVMGDVNISPEDCDIGIGPDNMKRWLKTGKCSFLPEEREWMARLKNWGLTDSFRHLNPDVADVFSWFDYRSRGFEDEPKRGLRIDVILASHGLLPRVKAAGVDYELRGMEKPSDHAPIWLELS; translated from the coding sequence ATGAAGATCGTTTCCTTCAACATCAACGGACTGCGGGCCCGCCCGCATCAGCTGGCGGCGCTGATCGAAAAGCATCAGCCGGACATCATCGGCCTGCAGGAAACCAAGGTCCACGACGACCAGTTCCCGCTGGAAGAAGTGCGGGCCCTGGGTTATCACGTGTATTTCCACGGCCAGAAAGGCCATTACGGCGTCGCCCTGCTCTCGCGCCAGGAGCCGATTGCCGTGCACAAAGGCTTCGCCACCGATGAAGAAGACGCGCAGCGGCGCTTTATCTGGGGCACTTTCGCCGACGCCAACGGCGTGCCGGTGACGATCATGAACGGCTATTTCCCACAAGGTGAAAGCCGCGACCATCCGACCAAGTTCCCCGCCAAACAGCGCTTCTACAGCGATCTGCAAACGCTGCTGGAAAGCCAGTTCAACAATGAACAGCCGCTGGTGGTGATGGGCGACGTGAACATTTCCCCGGAAGACTGCGACATCGGCATCGGCCCGGACAACATGAAGCGCTGGCTGAAAACCGGCAAATGCAGCTTCCTGCCGGAAGAGCGCGAGTGGATGGCCCGCCTGAAAAACTGGGGCCTGACCGACAGTTTCCGTCACTTGAACCCGGACGTGGCCGATGTCTTCAGCTGGTTCGATTACCGCAGCCGTGGCTTTGAAGACGAGCCGAAGCGCGGACTGCGGATCGACGTGATTCTGGCGTCCCACGGCTTGCTGCCACGGGTGAAAGCCGCCGGTGTCGACTATGAACTGCGCGGAATGGAAAAGCCTTCGGATCATGCGCCGATCTGGCTGGAATTGAGCTGA
- a CDS encoding substrate-binding domain-containing protein codes for MTLRVLFVFLLSAWLQVSAAALPIPENGPVLRIQGSNTIGAALGPALVEGLLEEQGLVKVHSETPDTANEQRVVGLTAQGKRVVVEIAAHGSSTGFSALKNNSADLAASSRPIKDSELASLVSLGDLKSPGAEQVIAIDGLAIILHPDNPLNQLNTEQLARIFSGEAKTWEELGGKGGTIHLYARDDQSGTYDTFKELVLSRRGKTLNSSAKRFESSEQLSDAVSADPQGIGFIGLPYVRQAKAVAIVDGQSQAMLPLASLIATEDYPLSRRLFFYLPPDNQNPWAAALVDFAQSRQGQAIVAANGFIAQTVHAISVTPNALMPEGYQSLSRHAQRLTVNFRFEEGSASLDNKARQDLARVFDYIKHHDKTDRAVTLVGFGDAKDDPARADLLSKLRAMAVRRELVKNGVVLREVRGFGALMPVATNSGDEGRIKNRRVEVWVY; via the coding sequence ATGACCCTGCGCGTTCTGTTCGTCTTTCTCCTGAGTGCCTGGCTGCAGGTTTCGGCCGCGGCATTGCCCATTCCCGAGAACGGCCCGGTATTGCGCATCCAGGGTTCCAACACCATTGGCGCAGCCCTCGGCCCGGCACTGGTGGAAGGCCTGCTGGAAGAACAGGGGCTGGTGAAAGTCCACAGCGAAACCCCGGACACTGCCAACGAGCAACGGGTCGTCGGCCTCACGGCTCAAGGTAAACGGGTCGTGGTGGAAATCGCCGCCCATGGTTCCAGCACCGGTTTCTCCGCGCTCAAAAACAACAGCGCCGATCTCGCTGCGTCTTCGCGCCCGATCAAGGACAGCGAACTCGCCAGCCTTGTTTCACTTGGTGATCTGAAAAGTCCCGGCGCCGAGCAGGTCATCGCCATCGATGGCCTGGCGATCATCCTTCACCCCGACAATCCGCTGAACCAATTGAACACAGAACAACTGGCGCGGATCTTCAGCGGCGAGGCGAAGACGTGGGAAGAACTCGGCGGCAAGGGTGGGACAATTCATCTGTATGCGCGGGATGATCAGTCCGGCACCTACGACACGTTCAAGGAACTTGTCCTCAGCCGTCGTGGGAAAACCCTGAACAGTTCGGCGAAACGTTTCGAGTCGAGCGAGCAATTGTCCGACGCCGTGAGCGCCGATCCACAAGGTATCGGTTTCATCGGCCTACCCTATGTGCGCCAGGCCAAGGCCGTGGCCATCGTCGACGGGCAGTCCCAGGCCATGCTGCCACTGGCCAGCCTGATTGCGACTGAAGACTATCCACTGTCCCGCCGGCTGTTCTTCTATTTGCCGCCTGACAATCAGAATCCATGGGCCGCCGCCTTGGTAGATTTTGCGCAAAGCCGCCAGGGCCAGGCGATTGTCGCGGCCAACGGTTTTATCGCCCAGACCGTGCACGCCATCTCGGTCACGCCGAATGCGCTGATGCCCGAGGGTTATCAATCCCTCAGCCGCCACGCCCAGCGTCTGACCGTGAACTTCCGTTTCGAAGAAGGCAGCGCCAGCCTCGACAACAAGGCCCGCCAGGATCTGGCCCGGGTGTTCGACTATATAAAGCACCACGACAAGACCGACCGCGCGGTAACACTGGTGGGATTTGGCGATGCCAAGGACGACCCGGCCCGGGCGGATTTGCTGTCGAAGCTGCGGGCGATGGCGGTACGCCGGGAACTGGTGAAGAACGGCGTGGTGTTGCGCGAAGTGCGCGGGTTTGGCGCGCTGATGCCGGTGGCGACCAACAGCGGTGATGAAGGCAGGATCAAGAATCGGCGGGTTGAGGTTTGGGTTTACTGA